Proteins encoded in a region of the Aquila chrysaetos chrysaetos chromosome 25, bAquChr1.4, whole genome shotgun sequence genome:
- the LOC121232631 gene encoding translation initiation factor IF-2-like, protein MGTEAAGEAAGDLQSASPAPAGLTDTEPSGSAVDVAPEEAGHHVPLAPAAREEAKTPASPVFGEQATAAQVESQAPAPHSFTAYAAALQDVTQCIVRDVLISAVATQLGPGQQPVEQWDWAQSMDAVMAPQTPAGPQDPESPLAREPQAEASTAPLVPAARDDGEDTAFPMSGGHQEEASTTVVSQAVHKDKVASSLPPNPPADAGTPRLAPAADDEGDTAASPLARDPRHQVASEHRGDAEPSSSCSDVPEDDPGTSPSRVPPRRGQAWPGRLGEDPGSPSPQPVPRHGLPGPSGAEEPRPRAAACAPAGTARAAGLPLLPRLTAHPALPTLASTATAALQPPGPGPGTTSCGASVRPRAGAWSLPLLDSLGSLAAHSSAPAKSLPRELPSLQHRHCHLQRWGFPCTSSQPAVTVVAHL, encoded by the exons ATGGGCACAGAGGCGGCGGGAGAGGCCGCTGGCGACCTGCAGAGTGCCTCTCCTGCCCCGGCGGGGCTCACGGACACTGAGCCGTCAGGTTCTGCCGTGGACGTTGCTCCTGAGGAAGCGGGGCACCACGTGCCTCTTGCTCCCGCAGCGCGGGAGGAAGCAAAGACACCAGCTTCTCCCGTCTTCGGCGAGCaggccacagcagcacaggtaGAGAGCCAGGCACCTGCCCCGCACAGCTTCACAGCCTACGCCGCGGCTCTGCAGGACGTAACCCAGTGCATCGTGAGGGATGTCCTCATCAGTGCTGTGGCTACACAGCTGGGACCCGGCCAGCAGCCAGTGGAACAGTGGGACTGGGCACAAAGCATGGATGCGGTGATGGCACCGCAAACACCTGCAGGACCTCAGGACCCGGAGTCTCCCTTGGCTCGAGAACCTCAGGCAGAGGCCAGCACAGCCCCGCTCGTGCCAGCGGCACGCGACGATGGAGAAGACACAGCTTTTCCCATGTCTGGAGGGCACCAAGAAGAGGCCAGCACCACTGTTGTCTCCCAGGCAGTGCACAAGGACAAAGTGGCTTCTTCATTGCCTCCAAACCCTCCGGCAGATGCTGGTACACCCCGCCTTGCCCCAGCAGCGGATGACGAGGGAGACACAGCAGCTTCTCCCTTGGCTCGGGACCCTCGGCACCAG GTGGCCTCCGAGCACAGAGGCGACGCAGagccctcctccagctgcagtgaCGTGCCCGAGGATGACCCAGGTACGTCCCCGAGTCGAGTGCCGCCCCGGCGAGGGCAGGCCTGGCCCGGCCGTCTTGGCGAGGacccaggcagccccagcccgcAGCCGGTGCCCAGGCACGGCCTCCCTGGGCCCAGCGGCGCAGAGGAACCCCGTCCCCGCGCTGCCGCTTGTGCCCCTGCTGGCACAGCCCGGGCTGCGGGACTGCCCCTGCTGCCCAGGCTCACTGcccacccagccctgcccaccTTGGCCTCCACGGccactgctgctctccagccacccggccccggccccggcaccACCTCCTGCGGGGCGTCAGTCCGTCCCCGGGCCGGTGCTTGGTCCTTGCCTTTGCTGGACTCCCTGGGGTCCCTGGCAGCCCATTCCTCTGCCCCGGCCAAGTCCCTCCCAAGAGAGCTGCCCAGTCTCCAGCACCGCCACTGCCACCTCCAACGCTGGGGCTTCCCCTGTACCAGCTCTCAGCCTGCTGTGACAGTGGTAGCACATTTGTGA